The Arachis hypogaea cultivar Tifrunner chromosome 14, arahy.Tifrunner.gnm2.J5K5, whole genome shotgun sequence genome has a segment encoding these proteins:
- the LOC112744528 gene encoding receptor-like protein EIX2 isoform X3, producing MLGVMMMNGVVYVVLMVQVLAWTSSAAVVASGKCIESERQALLSLKRGFNVTDDDDWLSSWGDGEQQKECCIWEGVKCSNVTGHVLMLHLHGYHFAGSISPSLGELHHLKYLDLSGNRFTHTPSLPPFIGSLTFLTHLDLSSCYFGGKMPPQLGNLLSLEHLDPSYNAFTGTIPSQFKNISRLQYLDLDSLYMMSSDLQWLSELSILRYLSLAWVNLSGASNWQQQVSSLSHLQYLDLHGCNLVDSVSISSPANFSTSLSFVDVSNNSLRDASLMFPWLMNSTGRLEELNLANNELKGQIPVSLFHSCNLVELDLSKNNLIGDFHEYIREFSRCAHKPLKFLDMGWNEITGMVPDLSHSQLQSLHVLRLDNNRLSGTIHEGIGQLSNLTHLNLGNNFLTDPLLCANSTKYMRFMDLSNNDLRGELSDCWRGFELLVVLDLSNNQLYGNMPKSLGSLRNIQSIQFEGNNFSGEIPSSLNNCTQLQIFDVADNKLSGRIPSWIGDNIPNLLVLSLRSNNFHGNIPLSMCNLHKLHVLDLSLNILSGNICIYPLLCANSTKYMRFMDLSNNDLRGELSDYWMSFELLVVLDLSNNQFYGNMPKSLGSLRNIKSIHLGGNNFSGEIPSSLNNCTQLQVFDVAGNKLSGRIPSWIGDNIPNLLVLNLHSNNFHGNIPLSMCNLHELHVFDLSLNTLSGNIPKCICNLSAMATLANSNATITDNFTIGIYNDSTSLIWKGKMSKYRSTLGFLRSIDFSSNRLTGKIPSEMMTLIGLVSLNLSRNLFSGHIPPTIGQLKSIDFLDLSRNHLSGTIPSQLAQIDRLSVLDLSYNDLSGEIPLGTQLQTRDASDYAGNPKLCGAPLNNTCPIHGHQISEHDADGDDDEQFVSEGFYIAMAAGFVMAFWGVCFSLILKKSWRYAYFKLLSDVYDKLYVFTAIKVAKLKRIRSQI from the exons ATGCTTGGAGTGATGATGATGAATGGTGTAGTTTATGTGGTGTTGATGGTGCAGGTACTTGCATGGACGAGCAGTGCAGCGGTGGTGGCAAGTGGGAAGTGCATTGAGAGTGAAAGGCAAGCTCTGCTTTCTCTCAAACGTGGCTTCAATGTGACCGATGATGATGATTGGCTGTCTTCATGGGGAGATGGGGAGCAGCAGAAGGAGTGTTGCATCTGGGAAGGCGTCAAGTGCAGCAATGTAACTGGCCATGTTCTCATGCTTCATCTCCATGGTTATCACTTTGCTGGCTCCATAAGTCCATCACTGGGTGAGTTACATCATTTGAAGTATTTGGACCTTAGTGGTAATCGTTTTACTCACACCCCATCCCTCCCTCCTTTCATTGGCTCTTTAACCTTTTTAACACATCTCGATCTCTCTTCTTGTTACTTTGGTGGAAAAATGCCACCCCAACTTGGAAATCTCTTATCCTTGGAACATCTTGATCCAAGTTACAATGCATTCACCGGAACCATTCCTAGtcaattcaaaaatatttcccGTTTGCAGTATCTTGACCTTGATTCCTTGTACATGATGAGTTCTGATTTACAATGGCTATCTGAACTTTCAATCCTGAGGTATCTTTCGCTTGCTTGGGTGAATCTAAGTGGTGCCAGCAATTGGCAACAACAAGTGAGTAGCCTTTCTCATCTTCAATATTTAGACTTGCATGGTTGCAATCTTGTTGATTCCGTGTCCATTTCATCCCCCGCTAATTTCTCCACTTCTCTGTCTTTTGTGGATGTCTCTAACAACTCTCTAAGGGATGCATCCTTGATGTTCCCATGGTTAATGAATTCCACTGGTAGGCTTGAGGAGTTAAATCTTGCAAATAATGAGCTCAAAGGCCAAATACCTGTATCCTTGTTTCATAGTTGCAATTTGGTAGAACTAGACCTATCCAAGAACAACTTGATAGGGGACTTTCATGAATATATTCGAGAGTTTTCTCGTTGTGCTCATAAACCCTTAAAATTCTTGGATATGGGATGGAATGAAATTACGGGGATGGTGCCTGACCTCTCTCACTCTCAGCTTCAATCTTTGCATGTGTTACGACTTGATAACAACAGGTTAAGTGGAACTATACATGAAGGTATTGGACAACTATCCAACTTAACTCACTTAAACCTTGGGAATAACTTCCTGACAG ATCCTCTTTTATGTGCAAACTCGACCAAATACATGAGATTTATGGATTTGTCAAACAACGATCTAAGAGGAGAACTTTCGGATTGTTGGAGGGGTTTTGAGTTATTGGTCGTCCTAGATTTATCCAATAATCAGTTGTATGGAAATATGCCAAAATCTCTGGGGTCTTTAAGAAATATCCAGTCAATACAATTTGAAGGCAATAATTTTTCAGGAGAGATACCATCATCCCTGAATAATTGCACACAACTACAAATTTTTGATGTTGCAGATAATAAGTTGTCAGGAAGAATACCAAGCTGGATTGGAGATAATATTCCAAACCTACTTGTACTTAGCTTACGTTCCAATAATTTTCATGGTAACATTCCATTAAGCATGTGCAATCTTCATAAACTCCATGTCTTGGACCTCTCTCTCAATATTCTCTCTGGCAATATATGCATAT ATCCTCTTTTATGTGCAAACTCGACCAAATACATGAGATTTATGGATTTGTCAAACAACGACCTTAGAGGAGAACTTTCGGATTATTGGATGAGTTTTGAGTTATTGGTCGTCCTAGATTTATCCAATAATCAGTTTTATGGAAACATGCCAAAATCTTTGGGGTCATTAAGAAATATCAAGTCAATACATTTAGGAGGGAATAATTTTTCAGGAGAGATACCATCATCCTTGAATAATTGCACACAACTACAAGTTTTTGATGTTGCAGGTAATAAGTTGTCAGGAAGAATACCAAGCTGGATTGGAGATAATATTCCAAACCTACTTGTACTTAACTTACATTCCAATAATTTTCATGGTAACATTCCATTAAGCATGTGCAATCTTCATGAACTCCATGTCTTTGACCTCTCTCTCAATACTCTCTCTGGCAATATACCTAAATGCATATGTAATCTTTCTGCTATGGCCACTCTTGCAAATTCAAATGCAACCATTACCGATAATTTTACCATCGGAATTTATAATGATAGCACATCACTCATATGGAAAGGAAAAATGTCAAAATATAGAAGCACCCTGGGATTCTTGAGAAGTATTGATTTCTCCAGCAACAGATTAACAGGGAAAATACCAAGTGAGATGATGACTCTTATTGGCTTGGTTTCTTTAAATCTTTCAAGGAATTTGTTTAGTGGACACATTCCTCCAACTATTGGACAGCTGAAGTCAATAGATTTTCTTGATCTATCCAGAAATCATTTGTCAGGAACAATTCCTTCACAGCTTGCTCAGATTGACCGTCTCAGTGTTCTTGACTTGTCATACAATGATTTATCTGGAGAAATCCCACTTGGCACGCAACTTCAAACTAGGGATGCTTCTGATTATGCAGGAAATCCAAAACTTTGTGGTGCTCCCCTCAACAATACTTGTCCCATTCATGGTCACCAGATCAGTGAACATGAtgctgatggtgatgatgatgaacaaTTTGTAAGCGAGGGGTTCTACATTGCTATGGCTGCTGGATTTGTTATGGCATTTTGGGGAGTTTGCTTCTCATTGATTTTGAAGAAATCTTGGAGATATGCTTATTTCAAGTTGTTGAGTGATGTCTATGACAAGCTCTATGTATTTACAGCGATCAAGGTGGCCAAGCTGAAAAGGATCAGATCTCAAATATGA